Proteins found in one Cellulomonas palmilytica genomic segment:
- a CDS encoding glycerol-3-phosphate dehydrogenase/oxidase — MRTAPLTAQARQDALTRLRESAQQGDELDVLVVGGGVTGAGIALDAVTRGLSTAIVEAQDWASGTSSRSSKLVHGGLRYLQMLDFHLVREALTERDLLIQRIAPHLVKPVSFLYPLENRVWERAYVGAGVALYDTLATVSGTRRAMPIHRHLTRKGMERLFPDLRHDAAIGAVRYWDASVDDARLVSTLVRTAVSYGAHAASRTQILDLQTTTGGAVTGAVVEDLETGERIDVRARHVINATGVWTEQTESLAGSEGGLRVLASKGIHIVVPRSRIAGDTGLILQTEKSVLFIIPWSRYWVIGTTDTPWEQDLTHPVATSADIDYVIDHANAVLARPLTRDDVIGTWAGLRPLLQPGTKEGTSSAKVSREHTVASPTPGLTVIAGGKLTTYRVMAKDAVDFAIGSRATTLPSLTHDLPLVGAEGLPVIQRQSRAIAKRYGWDRPRMDHLLHRYGSLLNELTDLCDERPELAKPLAHAPAYIGAEIVYAASHEGALHLDDVLMHRTRLNYEQADKGVGALEEIAALVAPVLGWDDATTRHEIEAYRARAEAEEAAALETDDASAEKVRLRALDLAPMKPLEA, encoded by the coding sequence ATGAGGACCGCTCCGCTGACGGCCCAGGCACGACAGGACGCCCTGACGAGGCTGCGGGAGTCGGCGCAGCAGGGCGACGAGCTCGACGTCCTCGTCGTCGGCGGCGGCGTCACGGGGGCCGGCATCGCGCTCGACGCCGTGACGCGCGGCCTGTCGACCGCGATCGTCGAGGCGCAGGACTGGGCGAGCGGCACCTCGAGCCGCTCGAGCAAGCTGGTGCACGGCGGGCTGCGCTACCTGCAGATGCTCGACTTCCACCTGGTGCGCGAGGCTCTCACCGAGCGCGACCTGCTCATCCAGCGGATCGCGCCGCACCTGGTCAAGCCCGTCTCGTTCCTGTACCCGCTGGAGAACCGGGTCTGGGAGCGCGCGTACGTCGGCGCCGGCGTCGCGCTGTACGACACGCTCGCGACCGTCTCCGGCACGCGGCGCGCCATGCCGATCCACCGGCACCTGACGCGCAAGGGCATGGAGCGCCTGTTCCCCGACCTGCGGCACGACGCGGCGATCGGCGCGGTCCGGTACTGGGACGCGAGCGTCGACGACGCGCGCCTGGTCTCCACGCTCGTCCGGACGGCCGTGAGCTACGGCGCGCACGCCGCGAGCCGCACGCAGATCCTCGACCTGCAGACGACGACGGGCGGCGCGGTCACCGGCGCGGTCGTCGAGGACCTGGAGACCGGTGAGCGCATCGACGTGCGCGCCCGGCACGTCATCAACGCGACGGGCGTGTGGACCGAGCAGACCGAGTCGCTCGCCGGCTCCGAGGGCGGGCTGCGCGTGCTCGCGTCGAAGGGCATCCACATCGTCGTGCCGCGCTCGCGCATCGCGGGCGACACGGGCCTGATCCTGCAGACCGAGAAGTCGGTGCTGTTCATCATCCCGTGGTCGCGGTACTGGGTGATCGGCACGACCGACACCCCGTGGGAGCAGGACCTCACGCACCCCGTCGCGACGAGCGCGGACATCGACTACGTGATCGACCACGCGAACGCCGTGCTCGCGCGGCCGCTGACGCGCGACGACGTGATCGGCACGTGGGCGGGCCTGCGGCCGCTGCTGCAGCCTGGCACCAAGGAGGGCACGTCGTCGGCGAAGGTGTCGCGCGAGCACACCGTCGCGTCCCCCACCCCGGGCCTGACGGTGATCGCGGGCGGCAAGCTCACGACGTACCGGGTCATGGCGAAGGACGCGGTGGACTTCGCGATCGGCTCGCGCGCGACCACGTTGCCGTCGCTCACGCACGACCTGCCGCTCGTCGGCGCCGAGGGTCTGCCCGTGATCCAGCGCCAGTCGCGCGCGATCGCGAAGCGCTACGGGTGGGACCGGCCGCGGATGGACCACCTGCTGCACCGGTACGGCTCGCTGCTGAACGAGCTGACCGACCTGTGCGACGAGCGCCCCGAGCTCGCGAAGCCGCTCGCCCACGCCCCGGCGTACATCGGCGCGGAGATCGTCTACGCCGCGAGCCACGAGGGTGCGCTGCACCTCGACGACGTGCTCATGCACCGCACGCGGCTCAACTACGAGCAGGCGGACAAAGGCGTGGGCGCGCTCGAGGAGATCGCCGCGCTCGTCGCGCCCGTCCTCGGCTGGGACGACGCGACGACGCGCCACGAGATCGAGGCGTACCGCGCGCGCGCCGAGGCCGAGGAGGCCGCCGCGCTGGAGACCGACGACGCGTCGGCCGAGAAGGTCCGCCTGCGCGCGCTCGACCTGGCCCCGATGAAGCCGCTGGAGGCCTGA
- a CDS encoding sugar-binding transcriptional regulator, with amino-acid sequence MELDREQDVLRAASMYYLQDLKMEVIARHLGTSRSTVSRLIKRARQTGLVEITLRPASTRAPGLGRSLAAAFGIDAYVVPVPDSSSHIERLDQVSMTAAKLLTSWFDSDMVLGVAWGTTLASVSRYLVPKPTRGSAVVQLNGAANMRTSGVDYASDLISSFGTAFGAAVHHFSVPAFFDFSDTKAAMWRERSVRRVLDMQRRADIAVFSVGAVAGAVPSHVYSAGYLDDADVRVLHDEGVVGDVCTVFLRADGSWEDVPLNARATGPTPTELQRLPRRVCVVAGDNKVAPLLAALRAGVVTDLVVDEMTAGGLLDAAEPAPVRRTRTRG; translated from the coding sequence ATGGAGCTGGACCGCGAGCAGGACGTGCTACGCGCGGCGTCGATGTACTACCTCCAGGACCTCAAGATGGAGGTCATCGCGCGGCACCTCGGCACGTCCCGGTCCACGGTGTCCCGGCTCATCAAGCGCGCGCGGCAGACCGGACTCGTCGAGATCACGCTGCGCCCCGCGAGCACGCGCGCGCCCGGGCTCGGGCGGTCGCTCGCCGCCGCGTTCGGCATCGACGCGTACGTGGTCCCCGTGCCCGACTCGTCGTCCCACATCGAGCGTCTCGACCAGGTCTCCATGACCGCCGCCAAGCTCCTGACCTCGTGGTTCGACTCCGACATGGTGCTCGGCGTCGCGTGGGGCACCACGCTCGCGTCGGTGTCCCGCTACCTCGTCCCCAAGCCCACGCGCGGGTCCGCCGTCGTGCAGCTCAACGGCGCCGCGAACATGCGCACGTCGGGCGTCGACTACGCGAGCGACCTCATCTCGTCGTTCGGCACCGCGTTCGGGGCCGCCGTGCACCATTTCTCGGTCCCCGCGTTCTTCGACTTCTCCGACACCAAGGCCGCCATGTGGCGCGAACGCTCGGTGCGGCGCGTGCTCGACATGCAACGACGTGCGGACATCGCCGTGTTCTCGGTGGGGGCCGTCGCGGGTGCGGTGCCGTCGCACGTGTACTCCGCGGGGTACCTCGACGACGCCGACGTGCGCGTCCTGCACGACGAGGGCGTGGTCGGGGACGTGTGCACCGTCTTCCTGCGCGCCGACGGGTCCTGGGAGGACGTGCCGCTCAACGCGCGCGCGACCGGCCCCACGCCCACCGAGCTGCAGCGCCTGCCGCGGCGCGTGTGCGTCGTGGCCGGGGACAACAAGGTCGCGCCGCTGCTCGCGGCGCTGCGCGCGGGCGTCGTCACCGACCTCGTCGTCGACGAGATGACCGCGGGCGGCCTGCTCGACGCCGCCGAGCCGGCGCCGGTGCGCCGTACCCGGACGCGGGGGTAG
- a CDS encoding A/G-specific adenine glycosylase, giving the protein MTPAPPPAQVAVDAAPRALVGTVVAWFDEHARDLPWRAPDRTPWGVLVSEVMLQQTPVVRVEPAWRAWLARWPTPADLAAAPTADVLRAWDRLGYPRRALRLQECARVLVERHGSRVPDDEEALLALPGIGAYTAAAVRAFAFGRRAVVLDTNVRRVLARAVDGEALPAPTQTRAEVERARALVPADDATAARWAAASMELGALVCTARSPRCETCPLVSSCAWVAAGRPGDVHAHRRRTQAWHGTDRQVRGRVMALLRESPVPVPEPVLDEAWPATPQRARALAGLLADGLVVEVAAGDDAPPAYALPA; this is encoded by the coding sequence GTGACGCCTGCTCCCCCGCCCGCCCAGGTGGCGGTCGACGCCGCACCGCGAGCGCTCGTCGGGACCGTCGTCGCGTGGTTCGACGAGCACGCGCGGGACCTGCCGTGGCGCGCGCCGGACCGCACGCCGTGGGGCGTGCTGGTGAGCGAGGTGATGCTGCAGCAGACGCCCGTGGTGCGGGTGGAGCCGGCGTGGCGGGCGTGGCTGGCGCGGTGGCCGACGCCCGCGGACCTGGCGGCCGCGCCGACGGCGGACGTGCTGCGCGCGTGGGACCGGCTCGGCTACCCGCGCCGTGCGCTGCGGCTGCAGGAGTGCGCGCGCGTGCTCGTCGAGCGGCACGGCAGCCGGGTGCCGGACGACGAGGAGGCGCTGCTCGCGCTGCCGGGCATCGGGGCGTACACGGCGGCGGCGGTGCGCGCGTTCGCGTTCGGGCGGCGGGCCGTGGTGCTCGACACGAACGTGCGTCGGGTGCTGGCGCGCGCGGTGGACGGCGAGGCGCTGCCCGCGCCGACGCAGACGCGCGCGGAGGTCGAGCGCGCCCGCGCGCTGGTCCCGGCCGACGACGCGACCGCGGCGCGGTGGGCGGCGGCCAGCATGGAGCTCGGGGCGCTGGTGTGCACGGCGCGCTCGCCGCGCTGCGAGACGTGCCCGCTGGTCTCGTCGTGCGCGTGGGTGGCCGCGGGACGACCGGGCGACGTGCACGCGCACCGGCGCCGCACGCAGGCATGGCACGGCACGGACCGGCAGGTGCGCGGGCGGGTCATGGCGCTGCTGCGCGAGTCGCCCGTCCCGGTGCCGGAGCCGGTGCTCGACGAGGCGTGGCCGGCGACGCCGCAGCGCGCGCGGGCGCTCGCGGGTCTGCTCGCGGACGGGCTCGTCGTCGAGGTCGCGGCGGGCGACGACGCGCCGCCGGCCTACGCGCTGCCCGCCTGA
- a CDS encoding amino-acid N-acetyltransferase — MSAAPVHVRPALPADVRAIRELVQPYADERILLAKEWVGYYEAVQEFLVAESDEEATAGQVVGCGALHVMWEHLAEVRTLAVDHSFRGRRVGHTLLTALMERARALGLRHLFCLTFEVEFFTQHGFHAIEGQAVDAEVYAELLRSHDDGVAEFLDLARVKPNTLGNTRMLVEL; from the coding sequence GTGAGCGCCGCACCCGTGCACGTCCGTCCAGCCCTGCCCGCCGACGTGCGTGCCATCCGCGAGCTCGTCCAGCCCTACGCCGACGAGCGGATCCTGCTCGCCAAGGAGTGGGTCGGCTACTACGAGGCCGTGCAGGAGTTCCTCGTCGCCGAGTCCGACGAGGAGGCGACCGCCGGGCAGGTCGTCGGGTGCGGTGCGCTGCACGTCATGTGGGAGCACCTCGCCGAGGTCCGCACGCTCGCCGTGGACCACTCCTTCCGCGGCCGGCGCGTGGGGCACACGCTGCTCACCGCGCTCATGGAGCGGGCGCGCGCGCTCGGGCTGCGGCACCTGTTCTGCCTCACGTTCGAGGTCGAGTTCTTCACGCAGCACGGGTTCCACGCGATCGAGGGGCAGGCCGTCGACGCCGAGGTCTACGCCGAGCTGCTGCGCTCGCACGACGACGGCGTCGCCGAGTTCCTCGACCTCGCGCGGGTCAAGCCCAACACGCTCGGCAACACGCGCATGCTCGTCGAGCTCTGA
- a CDS encoding DNA glycosylase AlkZ-like family protein: protein MDGLSWASVRAWRLRRHLLDPVAGASVPAVVAALGAVAAQLDARSAELGVRTRCVVSDEGDVARALEAGTVVAAFAFRGAVHLMTPGSAAAHLTIRAASRMWERPGWRTTYGLSPQDWPALREAVRAAAADGPVTQRELATAVAADPRFAHLAETLADPASMLLKPLSWLGDVCLGQPRDGQPTLRSLATNPLWPGLPDLDEAGPAAVEVYLRAYAPASEANLAYWLGEGLGARRTWVGAWLDALGDRVAHVTVEGERRMALREDVDDLREAEPTDAVRLLPRYDQWVMGPGTADPHVVPPALRGAVSRGADLVVAGGALVGTWRRSRDEVSVTLLDDVAAPSRPALADEVARLAALVGAPLHLTP from the coding sequence GTGGACGGCCTGTCGTGGGCGAGCGTGCGGGCCTGGCGGCTGCGCCGGCACCTGCTGGACCCGGTGGCCGGCGCGTCGGTGCCCGCGGTGGTCGCCGCGCTGGGGGCGGTCGCGGCGCAGCTCGACGCGCGCTCGGCGGAGCTGGGCGTGCGGACGCGGTGCGTCGTGTCCGACGAGGGCGACGTGGCGCGGGCGCTCGAGGCGGGCACGGTCGTCGCGGCGTTCGCGTTCCGCGGTGCCGTGCACCTCATGACGCCGGGCTCCGCGGCCGCGCACCTGACGATCCGGGCGGCGTCCCGCATGTGGGAGCGTCCGGGCTGGCGGACGACCTACGGCCTGTCGCCGCAGGACTGGCCGGCGCTGCGCGAGGCGGTCCGGGCCGCGGCCGCCGACGGCCCGGTGACGCAGCGCGAGCTCGCGACGGCGGTCGCGGCCGACCCCCGCTTCGCGCACCTCGCGGAGACTCTCGCCGACCCCGCGTCGATGCTGCTCAAGCCGCTGTCGTGGCTCGGCGACGTGTGCCTGGGGCAGCCGCGCGACGGGCAGCCGACGCTGCGCTCGCTCGCGACGAACCCGCTGTGGCCCGGCCTGCCGGACCTCGACGAGGCGGGTCCGGCGGCGGTCGAGGTGTACCTGCGCGCGTACGCACCCGCGTCGGAGGCGAACCTCGCGTACTGGCTGGGCGAGGGCCTCGGTGCGCGGCGGACGTGGGTGGGCGCGTGGCTCGACGCGCTGGGCGACCGGGTCGCGCACGTGACGGTCGAGGGCGAGCGGCGCATGGCGCTGCGCGAGGACGTCGACGACCTTCGGGAGGCCGAGCCGACGGACGCCGTGCGGCTGCTGCCGCGCTACGACCAGTGGGTCATGGGCCCGGGCACGGCCGACCCGCACGTGGTGCCGCCCGCGCTGCGCGGCGCGGTCAGCAGGGGCGCGGACCTCGTGGTCGCGGGCGGCGCGCTCGTCGGGACGTGGCGTCGCTCGCGCGACGAGGTGTCGGTCACCCTGCTCGACGACGTCGCGGCCCCGTCACGTCCGGCCCTGGCCGACGAGGTCGCGCGTCTCGCCGCGCTCGTCGGCGCTCCCCTGCACCTGACGCCCTGA